Proteins found in one Sardina pilchardus chromosome 11, fSarPil1.1, whole genome shotgun sequence genomic segment:
- the bod1l1 gene encoding biorientation of chromosomes in cell division protein 1-like 1 isoform X3, which yields MAGLPPGDPQLVSMIVNHLKTQGLFDQFRRDCLADVDTKPAYLNLRQRVDNFVSNHLSNHTWSPHLNKNQLRNNIRQLVLQSGMLEQGVDRIVAQVVDPKIHHIFRPQVEKVVREFLSPGSHEEEPSAYYPPGEEMQAFHLPPSAVMSAPGTSTNAMSILDTISSLNQEASIRAGGERGLKAAAEDLAAEEAVLRAAEEAAFKATEESMLNGSTGEQDMSLVEEDEEAEEVEKQPEEAEKAAADMLSTEIKMEDVSEEMDIDGESEGEDVKAEEEVKEEEAEEETDAKEEEGKDKSMSGSPSKTAEEALSREQDTSKTINEKQRIRQKARERLKEEYSLEDSDLEGLSDITVSSVHTSDLSSFEGESDGEPQPSDSTEEGEITSEDEKVENKKKDDTDDGEENKERKPGARRQGYVHKPFLYSRYYSDSDDEVTVEQRRRSAAKDKEERLLKRQQNRERFEEKRRSKQSQMEEPDEKKAVDDTPRPRAKEACKEKKVLEKKVALSRKRKRDSRKEGDAGNKKKGDTEGDAMRKDDSQKAGISKSLSSKSLRKASESSVFEEVHRRKSISVSEEPSEPRKLVDKNRTHSFILDLEQGSDELLRQRTSGKFDRHSRKDQHLKDRKEKERDRSMSDESTKLKQRVEKKAEIHGDESSQKEGTEVKVTSEDKGEKKTSKLKVEKKTSSVGREARSSVSEGSAVEEGHRDSGPKKTKTPMMEALKDKEKDKERTKGEKATGKSDPRQLPPHLDSTGSSEERSDLEQGSEGNRKKDKLIKEVLKRSKSLSEVKHAEKHRSRHDSKDSDKDKDKVKGAYSSPERPHLSKSISESDGEARHSRDAEPGSKGKMSEKSRSKSREEPKSPILFKPDKKVSSQDAKSKGVASASKADSVKEKKKDGSSKEEKKPSEEHSSDKSQETKATKRASEKKAKDPEKKGEAQGERKGIKAVDIPMASPLSPTTPEAPIAETSSQPKEASLEAVPAVATDAHTAVVSVDVSDDAFDALSDITPEPKEEDVAARLAECEEEQQEEQQEEVEGEPRPLPAEADALLSLMEVCSSAERRVVAETEPVQEVSTSAGLSLQDADMKMKEAALTLLSMDPDMTLSPSLIDSHMASVAKEAATSAEEQVPPSLEPAAEESRVDTAGAVQGAEGIQPSQETPADQPAHGEDVSDSAAALVESPVVTQEEVMLKEDPAGKPSEEEKPCAATVSSEPTSVTSPSQNMEDNLADQNDQESQAPSIDVKAEETKSRGSTSAVPDVTEVTQPDTSKTEGPSSCKEGEAPCESAVTQAEEDRIQDGSSKQEEALQKTSVTPDGTPQEEKEPEADKPERLEVTRGTRRGRQARLVKQSSSASQSDGQEEERGSDVSEMDEISEGRVTRRGRRSAVAAAKDTSKPKAEKEVSSDQSSEQQVEDAGREKATEQEAPRRGRSSKATAQSPESQQEEQAVEEGQKEEQGGEEGQKEEQGGEEGQKEEQGGKEGQKETEKAEEPTVRRGRRSAAQTKEVAAGRPGGLKRKRSEETEDSGEEVPAEEKKSSDGTASSSGQAPQDSTASSQSEEPEEEKQESSAEMKSDNGEESDKPQKKTPRRGRPSKAAAAAAAAAAAAAAATASTEDTDKAMATPTPTPDKRAKKGEEEQEGEQKEEEEEEEEEDGGGGEEEAEAKPRATRSAARLEAEKNKPSKPSTRALSKVKEDNTPNTRGAKGQTAAAAKGGRKREVSPPTPRTRGAQRPEEPPAKRSKR from the exons ATGGCTGGTTTACCTCCGGGAGACCCACAGCTGGTCTCCATGATCGTCAATCATTTAAAAACGCAAGGACTTTTTGATCAGTTCAGAAGAGACTGTTTAGCCGACGTAGATACAAAG CCTGCTTATTTGAACCTGAGACAACGCGTGGACAACTTTGTATCAAATCACCTCTCGAACCACACATGGAGTCCTCATCTAAACAAGAACCAACTGCGAAACAACATCAGACAATTAGTACTGCA ATCTGGAATGCTCGAACAAGGAGTGGATAGGATTGTGGCTCAAGTGGTGGATCCAAAAATCCACCACATTTTCAGGCCACAGGTCGAGAAGGTGGTCCGAGAGTTTTTATCTCCAGGAAGCCATGAAGAGGAACCCTCTGCATATTACCCTCCAGGGGAAGAGATGCAGGCCTTCCACCTTCCACCATCAG CTGTGATGTCCGCACCGGGCACTAGTACAAACGCCATGTCCATCCTGGACACCATCAGTTCCCTGAACCAAGAGGCGAGTATCCGTGCCGGCGGGGAGAGGGGACTGAAGGCGGCAGCAGAGGACCTGGCAGCAGAGGAGGCTGTGCTTAGAGCAGCGGAGGAGGCTGCATTTAAGGCCACAGAGGAGTCCATGCTGAATGGCAGTACCGGAGAACAAGACATGAGCCtcgtggaggaggacgaggaggccgAAGAGGTGGAGAAGCAGCCTGAAGAGGCCGAGAAGGCCGCAGCGGATATGTTGAGCACCGAGATAAAGATGGAGGATGTGAGCGAAGAGATGGACATAGACGGAGAGTCGGAGGGCGAGGACGTGAAGGCggaagaggaggtgaaggaagaagaggctgaggaggagacggacgctaaagaggaggagggcaagGACAAGAGTATGAGTGGATCACCTTCCAAGACTGCAGAGGAGGCTCTGAGCCGAGAGCAGGACACTAGCAAGACCATTAATGAGAAACAGCGCATCCGACAGAAAGCCAGAGAAAGGCTTAAAGAAG AATATTCTCTGGAGGATTCCGATCTCGAGGGCCTGAGTGACATCACAGTGAGCTCGGTCCACACCAGTGACCTCTCCTCATTTGAGGGCGAGAGTGATGGCGAGCCACAGCCATCCGATTCTACCGAGGAGGGCGAGATCACATCAGAAG atgaGAAGGTAGAGAATAAGAAGAAAGACGACACCGATGACGGCGAGGAGAACAAGGAGCGTAAGCCTGGGGCCCGTCGCCAAGGTTACGTGCACAAACCGTTCCTCTACTCTCGTTACTATAGCGACTCCGATGATGAGGTCACCGTTGAGCAACGCCGGCGTTCCGCA GCCAAAGACAAGGAAGAGAGGCTGCTGAAGCGACAGCAGAACCGTGAACGCTtcgaggagaagaggaggagtaaaCAGTCTCAGATGGAGGAACCAG ATGAAAAGAAGGCAGTGGACGACACACCAAGACCCAGGGCCAAAGAGGCTTGCAAGGAGAAGAAAGTGCTGGAGAAGAAAGTGGCCCTCAGCCGGAAACGAAAGAGAGACTCAAG GAAGGAGGGTGATGCTGGAAACAAAAAGAAGGGAGACACAGAAGGGGATGCCATGAGAAAAGAT GACTCTCAGAAGGCGGGCATCTCAAAGAGCCTGTCCTCAAAATCCTTGAGGAAGGCCTCTGAGTCATCTGTGTTTGAGGAGGTCCACAGGAGGAAGAGCATTAGTGTCTCAGAGGAACCCAGTGAGCCCAGGAAACTGGTGGACAAAAACCGAACACATTCCTTCATTCTGGACCTGGAGCAGGGGTCCGATGAGTTGCTCCGACAGAGGACCTCGGGCAAGTTTGACCGGCATTCGCGCAAAGACCAGCACCTCAAAGACCGtaaagaaaaggaaagggaCCGTAGCATGTCCGATGAATCCACCAAACTCAAGCAGAGGGTCGAGAAGAAAGCGGAGATTCACGGTGACGAGAGCTCTCAGAAGGAGGGGACTGAGGTGAAGGTCACCTCTGAGGACAAAGGGGAGAAGAAGACCTCAAAATTGAAGGTGGAAAAGAAGACTTCGTCTGTTGGCAGGGAGGCGAGGTCCTCTGTATCCGAGGGATCTGCTGTCGAGGAAGGGCACAGAGACTCTGGGCCAAAGAAAACTAAGACCCCCATGATGGAGGCcctgaaagacaaagagaaggaCAAAGAAAGGACCAAAGGAGAGAAGGCGACTGGCAAAAGCGATCCCCGACAGCTTCCTCCTCACCTGGATTCCACAGGATCCTCGGAGGAGAGGTCGGATCTGGAGCAGGGATCGGAGGGGAACAGGAAGAAGGACAAGCTCATAAAGGAAGTACTCAAGAGATCCAAGAGTTTGTCCGAGGTGAAACACGCTGAGAAGCACAGGTCCAGGCACGATAGTAAAGACTCGGATAAGGACAAGGACAAGGTCAAAGGAGCTTACAGCTCGCCTGAACGACCGCATCTGTCCAAGTCCATCTCTGAGAGTGATGGAGAAGCTCGGCACAGCAGAGACGCTGAGCCTGGATCAAAGGGGAAGATGTCCGAGAAGTCAAGGTCCAAGTCTAGAGAGGAGCCGAAATCTCCGATACTGTTCAAACCAGACAAGAAAGTTTCCAGTCAAGATGCTAAGAGCAAAGGCGTTGCTTCAGCCAGTAAAGCGGACTCagtgaaggagaaaaagaaagatggcagctcgaaagaggagaagaaacccTCTGAGGAACATTCCTCTGACAAGTCACAGGAGACCAAGGCCACGAAGAGAGCGAGCGAAAAGAAGGCCAAAGATCccgagaagaagggagaagcccaaggagagagaaaaggcatcAAAGCAGTGGACATACCGATGGCTTCCCCTCTTTCACCAACCACTCCTGAGGCCCCCATTGCAGAGACGTCCTCTCAGCCCAAAGAGGCGAGTCTGGAGGCAGTACCCGCTGTGGCTACAGATGCTCACACAGCCGTCGTCTCTGTCGACGTTTCTGATGACGCTTTTGATGCCCTGAGTGACATCACCCCAGAGCCCAAAGAGGAGGATGTAGCTGCGCGGCTCGCCGAAtgcgaggaggagcagcaggaggagcagcaggaggaggtggagggagagccCAGGCCTCTGCCAGCCGAGGCCGACGCCCTGCTAAGCCTGATGGAGGTGTGCAGCTCGGCGGAGAGAAGGGTTGTTGCGGAAACTGAACCGGTTCAGGAAGTGAGCACGAGTGCGGGGCTGTCGCTGCAGGACGCGGACATGAAGATGAAGGAAGCAGCTCTCACCCTGCTCTCCATGGACCCTGACATGACGCTGTCGCCCAGTTTGATTGACAGTCACATGGCCTCCGTTGCCAAGGAAGCAGCCACTTCTGCTGAAGAACAGGTCCCGCCTTCCCTTGAGCCGGCTGCTGAGGAGTCACGGGTGGATACTGCTGGAGCTGTTCAGGGAGCTGAGGGTATCCAACCATCACAGGAAACGCCTGCAGACCAACCCGCTCATGGTGAAG ATGTTTCGGATAGCGCAGCAGCCCTTGTGGAGTCTCCTGTGGTAACTCAAGAGGAAGTCATGCTGAAG GAGGACCCAGCTGGGAAGCCCAGCGAGGAAGAAAAGCCTTGTGCTGCTACAGTGTCCTCTGAACCCACAAGTGTTACCTCACCATCACAGAACATGGAGG ATAATTTGGCTGATCAGAACGACCAAGAGTCCCAGGCTCCCTCTATT GATGTGAAAGCAGAGGAGACCAAATCGAGAG GCTCAACTTCTGCTGTGCCTGATGTTACTGAAGTTACCCAGCCAGACACAAGTAAGACTGAAGGACCTTCCAGCTGTAAAGAAG GAGAGGCTCCTTGTGAGTCGGCAGTGACACAG GCTGAAGAGGACCGGATACAAGATGGCTCCTCTAAACAGGAGGAGGCTTTACAGAAGACAA GTGTTACACCCGACGGAACTCCTCAGGAAGAGAAGGAACCAGAAGCA GACAAACCTGAGAGACTGGAGGTGACGAGAGGTACTCGGAGAGGTCGTCAGGCCAGACTAGTCAAGCAGTCCA GCAGTGCCTCTCAGTCGGATGgtcaagaggaggagaggggatcgGATGTGTCCGAGATG GATGAAATATCGGAGGGCAGAGTGACCCGCAGAGGACGAAGAAGTGCTGTGGCAGCAGCCAAGGACACCA GTAAACCCAAGGCAGAGAAGGAGGTCAGCAGTGACCAGAGCTCTGAGCAACAGGTGGAG GACGCGGGGAGGGAGAAGGCCACTGAGCAGGAGGCTCCACGTCGCGGACGCTCCTCCAAGGCCACTGCCCAGT CCCCAGAGAGCCAGCAGGAGGAGCAAGCAGTGGAGGAAGGGCAGAAGGAGgagcaaggaggagaggaagggcagaaggaggagcaaggaggagaggaagggcagAAGGAGGAGCAAGGAGGAAAGGAAGGGCAGAAGGAG ACTGAGAAGGCAGAGGAGCCCACTGTGCGCAGAGGCAGACGCTCAGCAGCCCAGACCAAAGAAGTCGCCGcag GGAGACCTGGTGGGCTGAAGAGGAAAAGGTCTGAAGAAACAGAGGATTCTGGAGAG gaggTGCCTGCTGAGGAGAAGAAGAGCTCCGATGGAACAGCGTCGTCCTCAGGCCAGGCCCCTCAGGACAGCACTG CATCGAGTCAGTCTGAagagccagaagaggagaagcaggagaGCTCAGCAGAGATGAAATCTGATAAT GGAGAGGAGTCCGACAAGCCCCAGAAGAAGACGCCTCGTCGGGGAAGGCCATccaaagcagcagcagccgcagcagcagcagccgcagccgcAGCCGCAGCCACCGCCTCCACAGAAGACACGG ACAAAGCAAtggcaacaccaacaccaacgccGGACAAAAGAGCCaagaagggggaggaggagcaggagggagagcagaaagaggaggaggaagaggaagaggaggaagatggaggaggaggagaagaggaggcagaggcCAAGCCCAGAGCCACACGCTCTGCAGCCCGTCTGGAGGCGGAGAA GAATAAGCCCAGTAAGCCCTCTACTCGAGCGCTGAGCAAAGTGAAGGAGGATAACACCCCCAACACACG TGGTGCGAAAGGGCAGACGGCCGCAGCAGCCAAGGGTGGACGCAAGCGGGAGGTCAGTCCCCCAACCCCACGCACCCGAGGAGCCCAGAGACCAGAGGAGCCCCCAGCCAAGCGCTCCAAGAGATGA